A window from Thiomonas sp. FB-Cd encodes these proteins:
- the dnaE gene encoding DNA polymerase III subunit alpha translates to MSYVHLRTHTEFSIVDGSLRVEAAVATARADGQGALAITDLNNLFAAVRFYTEAREAGVKPIIGCDVRVAPDDTARLAGATGLLLLATNRQGYLNLCTLLSRAWLEGQRNGQAEIQWAWLEQEGLGEGLIALCGARGGAIGQALLAGDQARARSLAQRHAAVFPSRFYLELQRSGHAECARHVVATVRLAAELGLPVVATHPVQFLEAADFEAHEARVCIAEGETLGNPRRQRHFTPDQYFKTQAEMHDLFADIPSALANTVQIAKRCNLTLTLGKPQLPDFPTPQGMAMAEFFRAQSYEGLERRLQQLYPDAARREAQRARYVERLEFELGTIAKMGFEGYFLIVADFINWAKDNGCPVGPGRGSGAGSLVAYSLRITDLDPLAYNLLFERFLNPERVSMPDFDIDFCQENRDRVIDYVKHKYGVDAVSQIATFGTLAARAALRDVGRVQELGYTFCDQLAKLIPNKPGQHITIAQAIDVEPQLKERMEQEEEVRHLLTLAQQLEGLPRNVGMHAGGVLIAPGKLTDFCPLYAQPGSTDAVSQFDKDDVEAIGLVKFDFLGLATLTILELAAQHIRRNHPDRAQFTLDDIPLDDPATYKLMARGDTVAVFQLESRGMQGMLREARPDRFEDIIALVALYRPGPMDLIPSFCQRKAGNEPIVYPDPRMASVLQETYGIMVYQEQVMQVAQVIGGYSLGGADLLRRAMGKKKPEEMAKHRGIFAEGAGKNGIAADKANEIFDLMEKFAGYGFNKSHAAAYALLAVQTAWLKAHFPAEFMAANMSVALDDTDKLKVLVDDARVMGLKLLPPDVNLGSWRFDPVDAHTIRYALGAIKGTGRAAIEAVVDARGDAPFASLMDFAARVDRTRINRRVLEALIRSGAFDSLDPNRATLMGAVGMALEHAAQRAEHASQAGLFDSLFNESGGAVASSPEPEPHPPWDLRKRLSEEKLAIGFVLSGHLFDAHATEVRRFAPRSLAELADAREPQIVAGIVAAVRVVQGQRGRVAIVTLEDRSGMLETVVNERLLDTVRTLLRDDELLVMQGRAQNDRFSGGLRFNVDAVWTLEQARARLGRRIRMRINGLADAAPLIDLTRAHAAGDDGGLPLDIEVERGGAEALLRLDRVRLRPGDDVLAALASLALDASVHVVYDSADGAAAMRMQH, encoded by the coding sequence ATGTCTTACGTCCACCTGCGCACCCATACCGAGTTCTCCATCGTCGACGGCAGCCTGCGGGTCGAGGCGGCCGTTGCGACAGCCCGGGCGGATGGCCAGGGGGCGCTCGCGATCACCGATCTGAACAACCTCTTTGCTGCGGTGCGCTTCTACACCGAGGCACGAGAGGCCGGCGTCAAGCCGATCATCGGCTGCGACGTGCGGGTGGCGCCTGACGACACCGCGCGCCTGGCAGGCGCAACCGGACTGCTGCTGCTGGCGACGAACCGCCAGGGCTACCTCAACCTGTGCACCTTGCTGAGTCGGGCGTGGCTCGAAGGTCAGCGCAACGGCCAGGCGGAAATTCAGTGGGCGTGGCTGGAGCAGGAGGGGTTGGGCGAGGGGCTGATCGCGCTGTGCGGTGCGCGCGGCGGCGCCATCGGGCAGGCGCTTTTGGCAGGGGATCAGGCGCGTGCGCGGAGCCTGGCGCAGCGCCATGCCGCGGTGTTTCCCAGCCGTTTTTATCTCGAATTGCAGCGCAGCGGCCATGCCGAATGTGCACGCCATGTTGTTGCGACGGTGCGACTCGCTGCCGAACTCGGCCTTCCGGTGGTGGCTACGCACCCCGTGCAATTTCTGGAGGCCGCGGACTTCGAGGCGCACGAGGCGCGTGTGTGTATCGCCGAGGGTGAGACCTTGGGCAACCCGCGCCGCCAGCGGCATTTCACGCCTGACCAATATTTCAAGACCCAGGCCGAAATGCACGACTTGTTCGCCGATATCCCATCGGCGCTCGCCAATACGGTGCAAATTGCCAAGCGCTGCAACCTGACTCTCACGCTGGGCAAGCCGCAGCTGCCCGATTTCCCCACGCCGCAGGGCATGGCCATGGCGGAGTTTTTCCGCGCGCAGTCCTATGAGGGCCTGGAGCGGCGCCTGCAACAACTCTATCCGGATGCCGCCCGGCGCGAAGCCCAGCGCGCGCGCTACGTTGAGCGACTGGAGTTCGAGCTCGGCACGATTGCCAAGATGGGCTTCGAGGGCTACTTTCTCATCGTGGCCGACTTCATCAACTGGGCCAAGGACAACGGCTGTCCCGTGGGCCCGGGGCGTGGTTCGGGCGCCGGCTCACTGGTCGCATACAGCCTGCGCATCACCGATCTCGATCCGCTGGCGTACAACCTTCTTTTCGAGCGATTCCTGAACCCGGAACGGGTGTCCATGCCCGACTTCGACATTGACTTCTGTCAGGAGAACCGCGATCGGGTGATCGATTACGTCAAGCACAAGTACGGGGTCGATGCCGTCTCGCAGATCGCCACGTTCGGCACGCTGGCCGCACGCGCGGCCCTGCGTGATGTTGGTCGGGTGCAGGAGCTGGGCTACACCTTCTGCGACCAGCTCGCCAAGCTCATTCCCAACAAGCCCGGGCAGCACATCACCATTGCCCAGGCCATCGATGTGGAGCCCCAACTGAAGGAGCGCATGGAGCAGGAGGAGGAAGTGCGCCACCTGCTGACCCTGGCTCAGCAGCTCGAAGGCCTGCCCCGCAACGTGGGCATGCACGCGGGCGGCGTGCTCATCGCGCCGGGCAAGCTCACCGATTTCTGCCCGCTTTACGCACAACCCGGGAGCACGGACGCGGTCTCGCAGTTCGACAAGGACGACGTGGAGGCCATCGGCCTGGTGAAGTTTGACTTTCTGGGCCTGGCCACGCTCACCATCCTGGAGCTCGCCGCCCAGCATATCCGCCGCAACCACCCGGATCGTGCGCAGTTCACGCTGGACGACATCCCGCTGGACGACCCGGCCACGTACAAACTCATGGCGCGCGGCGACACGGTGGCCGTCTTCCAGCTCGAATCGCGAGGCATGCAGGGCATGTTGCGCGAGGCCAGGCCCGACCGCTTCGAGGACATCATTGCCCTTGTGGCTTTGTACCGTCCCGGCCCGATGGATCTGATCCCCAGCTTTTGCCAGCGCAAGGCGGGCAACGAGCCCATTGTCTACCCGGACCCGCGCATGGCCTCCGTGCTGCAGGAGACGTACGGCATCATGGTCTACCAGGAGCAGGTCATGCAGGTGGCACAGGTCATCGGCGGCTACTCCCTCGGCGGCGCCGACCTGCTGCGGCGCGCGATGGGCAAGAAAAAGCCCGAGGAGATGGCCAAGCATCGCGGCATCTTCGCTGAAGGGGCGGGAAAAAACGGCATTGCCGCCGACAAGGCGAACGAGATCTTCGACTTGATGGAGAAATTCGCCGGCTATGGTTTCAACAAATCGCACGCAGCCGCCTACGCCCTGCTGGCGGTGCAAACGGCTTGGCTCAAGGCGCACTTCCCAGCGGAATTCATGGCCGCCAACATGAGCGTTGCGCTGGACGACACCGACAAGCTGAAGGTGCTGGTGGACGATGCCCGTGTTATGGGCTTGAAGCTCCTGCCCCCGGATGTGAACCTTGGCTCCTGGCGCTTTGACCCCGTGGATGCGCACACCATCCGCTATGCGCTGGGAGCGATCAAGGGGACGGGGCGGGCGGCCATCGAAGCGGTCGTGGACGCACGTGGCGACGCGCCGTTTGCGTCGTTGATGGACTTTGCTGCGCGCGTGGACCGCACCCGGATCAACCGCCGCGTGCTTGAGGCGCTGATTCGCTCGGGCGCCTTTGACTCCCTCGACCCCAATCGCGCCACGCTCATGGGCGCCGTGGGCATGGCCCTGGAGCATGCCGCCCAACGCGCCGAGCATGCAAGCCAGGCGGGCTTGTTCGACAGTTTGTTCAACGAGTCGGGTGGGGCGGTTGCGAGCAGTCCCGAGCCTGAGCCGCATCCGCCCTGGGATTTGCGCAAGCGCCTGTCCGAGGAAAAGCTCGCCATCGGCTTCGTGCTCAGCGGCCACTTGTTCGACGCCCATGCCACCGAGGTGCGCCGTTTTGCGCCGCGTTCGCTGGCTGAACTGGCCGATGCGCGCGAGCCGCAGATCGTCGCCGGGATTGTCGCCGCGGTGCGCGTGGTGCAGGGCCAGCGCGGACGGGTGGCCATCGTCACCCTCGAGGACCGCTCCGGCATGCTGGAAACCGTGGTGAACGAGCGCCTGCTCGACACCGTGCGCACCCTGCTACGCGACGACGAACTGCTGGTGATGCAGGGGCGGGCGCAGAACGACCGCTTCAGCGGTGGCCTGCGCTTCAACGTCGACGCCGTCTGGACCCTGGAGCAGGCCCGCGCGCGCCTTGGGCGACGCATCCGCATGCGCATCAACGGTTTGGCCGATGCCGCGCCGCTGATTGATCTGACGCGCGCGCATGCCGCGGGCGACGACGGTGGCCTGCCCCTGGACATCGAGGTCGAACGCGGTGGCGCCGAAGCCCTGCTGCGGCTCGATCGCGTGCGTCTGCGCCCGGGCGACGATGTGCTCGCGGCGCTCGCCAGCCTGGCGCTGGACGCAAGCGTGCATGTGGTCTACGACAGCGCCGACGGCGCAGCAGCCATGCGCATGCAGCACTAG
- a CDS encoding cation:proton antiporter has protein sequence MPDFHALPAISLHADGVLWVGLALVLATLMGESVFRFLRWPRLIGYTAAGLVIAAGGGGLQAMALQPGARAIVDAALAVLLFEIGHRVNLRWLLTNRWLMFISLGEWTLALAAMWAVLGLLGLGGLHGLATAAALACTAPAVALRLSGEFNAKGQVTERLLLVSALGTILSILAVGVLTGWLGAQASAHWWNALLQQAYAIGGAVLAAGVLAWAVHWVERHFDFADEGAALLLVGLILLVLSITRMMQWSTLLTPVLAGLLLRARSQRPRVWPRHFGTAGGVLVVLLFLILGLSLNWAALASGMIAGLLLAAVRALAKLGVPVLLGRPSGLSWRQSTALGLTLNPAAGVSFVLLLNLAQAVPDFPHALIASAFAAIVVLELGGTLLARWALGRSGDIAAVRKAP, from the coding sequence ATGCCCGACTTTCACGCCCTGCCCGCGATTTCCCTGCATGCCGACGGCGTTCTGTGGGTGGGCCTCGCGTTGGTGCTGGCCACGCTCATGGGCGAATCGGTGTTCCGCTTCCTGCGCTGGCCACGGCTCATCGGCTACACGGCGGCTGGACTGGTCATTGCTGCAGGCGGGGGTGGCCTGCAGGCCATGGCCTTGCAGCCCGGCGCTCGTGCGATCGTGGACGCCGCTCTGGCCGTGCTGCTGTTCGAGATCGGGCACCGCGTGAATCTGCGCTGGCTCCTCACCAATCGGTGGTTGATGTTCATCAGCTTGGGCGAATGGACGCTGGCACTCGCGGCGATGTGGGCTGTGCTGGGTCTGCTCGGTCTTGGTGGGCTGCATGGCCTGGCCACGGCTGCAGCCCTCGCCTGCACGGCGCCCGCCGTGGCGCTGCGCCTGAGTGGCGAGTTCAACGCCAAGGGCCAGGTCACCGAACGCCTGCTTCTCGTTTCGGCCCTGGGCACCATCCTGTCCATCCTCGCCGTGGGCGTGCTCACCGGCTGGCTGGGCGCGCAAGCCAGCGCCCATTGGTGGAACGCATTGCTGCAACAGGCCTATGCAATCGGTGGTGCGGTGCTGGCAGCCGGCGTTCTGGCCTGGGCCGTGCACTGGGTGGAGCGCCATTTCGATTTCGCCGACGAAGGCGCCGCGCTGCTGTTGGTAGGGCTGATCCTGCTGGTGCTGTCCATCACGCGCATGATGCAATGGTCCACCCTGCTCACGCCCGTGCTGGCCGGTCTGCTGCTGCGCGCGCGCAGTCAGCGCCCACGCGTGTGGCCCCGGCACTTCGGCACCGCAGGGGGAGTTCTGGTTGTGCTGCTGTTTCTGATCCTGGGCCTGAGCCTGAACTGGGCAGCGCTGGCCAGCGGCATGATCGCGGGTTTGCTGCTGGCTGCCGTGCGCGCGCTCGCCAAGCTCGGGGTGCCCGTCCTGCTCGGCCGCCCATCAGGCTTGAGCTGGAGGCAATCCACCGCGCTGGGATTGACGCTGAACCCCGCAGCCGGCGTGAGCTTCGTGCTGCTGTTGAACCTGGCGCAGGCCGTGCCGGATTTTCCGCATGCCCTGATCGCCTCGGCCTTTGCGGCCATTGTCGTCCTGGAGCTGGGGGGCACGCTGCTGGCACGCTGGGCGCTGGGCCGCTCGGGCGATATTGCCGCCGTACGCAAGGCACCCTGA